The sequence attttattttcatttttatttgtttccctgtatttttaaatttcttctctaattgcctggttgacccattcattctttagtagggtgttctttaacctccatgcttttggaggttttccagactttttcctgtggtggatttcaagcttcatagcactgtggtctgaaagtgtgcatggtatgatctcaatttttttatacgtatgaagggctgttttgtgacccagtatgtgatctatcttggagaatgttccatgtgcactcaagaagaaagtatattctgttgctttgggatgcagagttctaaatatatctgtcaagtccatctggtccaatgtatcattcagggcccttgtttctttattgatcctgtgtctagatgatctatccattgttgtaagtggagtattaaagtcccccgcaattaccacattcttatcaataaggttgcttatgtttgtgattaatttgttttatatatttgggggctcccatattcagcacatagacatttatttatttatctatttatttatttattatttatttatttattatagaaagatatgggtttagaatcattgtgatgtctgtaggtttcatgcttgtagtgatgtctctggtactttgtctcacaggatcccccttaggatctcttgtagggctggtttagtggtgatgaattccttcagtttttgtttgcttgggaagacctttagctctccttctattctgaatgacagacttgctggataaaggattcttgactgcatatttttttctgttcatcacattgaagatttcctgccatttctttctggcctgccaaatttcagtccATAGATCTGTCACTAGTCCTACTGGTcttcctttatatgttagagcgtgtttatccctagctgctttcagaattctctctttatccttgtattttgccagtttcactatgatatgttgtgcagaagatcgattcaagttatgtctgaagggagttctctgtgcctcttggatttcaatgcctgtttccttccccagatcaggcaagttctcaactatgatttgttcaagtacaccttgagcccctttctctctctcttcctcttctggaatccctattatacgCATATTGTTGTgcttgattgcatcacttagttctctaattctcccctcatactcctggatttttttatctatctttttctcagcttcctctttttccataattttatcttctaaatcacctattctctcctctgcctcttcaatctgagctgcggtcacctccattttattttgcacctcatttatagcatttttagctccttatgactgtttcttagtcccttgatctctacagtagattttctgctgtcctctatactgttttcaagcccagcaattaattttatgactattgttctaaattctcgttctgttacattgcttaaatagtttttgatcagttcgttagctgtcactaattcctggagtttctttggaggagaattcttctatttcgtcattttggatagtccctggagtggcatggaactgcagggctcttcccctgtgctgtctagAGTAACTTGTGCTGGttggtggggccgcagtcagacccgatgtctgcccccagcccaccactggggccacagtcagactggtgtgtaccttatcttcccctctcccaggggcaggactcactttgcagtggtgtggcctctgtctgggctacttgtacactgccaggcttgtggtactacttctatgggatctggcgtattagccagggtggatctgcaaggtgcacagggacgggtggggcaggctcagctcgctttgccttcggtgttcccctgtgggaggggccctgcagcaccaggagggaggcagatctgttggagggatggatccacagaagcacagcgttgggtgtttgcgcagtgcaagcaagttcagtgatgggaactggttccctttgggatttcggctgggggctgggagagggagatggtgcttccCAGCCCCTTTGTTCCCCGCTAAGCTGAGGTCTGTCTTCCGGGGcccaacacctctccctcccggtgtcctctcgccctcccgctctccaagcagagctgttgacttttagcattccagatgttaagtccctctggctgtcagaactcacgcagtccagcccctctgcttttgcaagtcagactcgggggctctgccttgccaggcgggTTGCCACTctaccaccctggctccctcccaccagtccatgtagtgcacccgcctctccacccttcctaccctcttccatgggcctcttgtctatgcttggctccagagagtccattctgctagtcttctggtggttttcttggttatttaggcaggtgtgggtggaatctaagtgatcagcaggacgcggtgagcccagcgtcgtcctacgccaccatcttctcaACTCCCAAAATacaactttataaataaaaattgaaactaaacatatttttatatactaagcCATTGCAAATTGATAAAGCTTTTGAAAAAAGACATATGATTAGATACTTTAAACATTGATCAGGGTTGTTTCCCTGAATTCTAGGACaaggaagtaaaaggaaataatgagtGTACACTTATTTATGTATTGAATCTGTTCTATGAATATTTTCcattagatttttaataaaactgatcTTAAATATTCCATTAATTCTGAGGGAAGAGTGTTGatactatttaatattttattttaatttttctgctaaGTATTTAAGATTCAAAACCCCAAATAGCAGACAACACAAAACAGTCAGCTGTTACAGACTTATTTAGAAAGTGAGCCAGGAACCAATATGATAGCTTGTGAGTCTCTTAATGGctgctttcatttcttgattCCTCAGAGTATAAATAATTGGATTAAGGAGGGGAGTGATTATAgagtaaaaaacagaaagaaacttaTCTGCAGAGTAACTCTTGAACGGGAAAACATAGATGAAGATAGTGGGGCCAAAGAAGAGAGTGACCACAGTGATGTGAGCAGACAGTGTGGACACTGCCTTAGAGGATGCACTGGAGGAGTGCTGCCAGATGGTGACCAGCATGACAATGTAGGATATGAGCAGGAGAATGAAGCAGATCAGGGACAGGAGTCCACTATTTGCAATCACCAAGAGCTCTAGGATATAGGTCTCAGTGCAGGCAAGCTTGATGACCAGGGGAAGGTCACAGAAAATGCTGTCCACAACATTGGGACCACAGAAAGGTAAACCTACCGTGAAAACCATCTGGCTTGTGGTATGTATGGATCCAATTGCCCATGAGAGCAGCAGAAACCCGATGAGCACCCTGTGATTCATGATGGTCTGATACTGCAAGGGCTTGCATATGGCAACATACCTGTCTATGGCCATAGCTATCAGAAGAGACATCTCTCCACCCCCAAAGAAGTGCACAAAAAACATCTGAGCCATGCAGCCCCACAGGGAGATGGTCTTGTGTTTTCTAAGGAGGTCTGCAATCACTTTGGGAGTTGTAACAGAAGAAAGACATAAatcaaaaaatgataaatttgccAGAAAGAAATACATGGGGGAGTGAAGATGCATATCAACTATCACAGAGATCACAATGAGGAGGTTTCCTACTATGATGGCTACATAGACAAGGAAGAAGACtgcaaaaaagaatatttgaatttcTTGAGAAGTGTAAAGTCCCAGCAAGATGAACTCAGACACACTTGATCTGTTGTTCAGGAGATCCATTCATCCTTGTAATGAATTTCAGAAGTTgcctagaagagaaaaaaaaaacacacacaggatGTCATAGGGACTGGCAAGTCTGTAAACCTTGTCTTTATTTCCATCCTATCTCTTATGCAGGCAAACAAATGTATGACACGATGACTACTTCATAGATATTTAGCAGGAGGTATTTCACAGGACCACATGACAGTTGATAGTGGAAGGAATTGAGCCTActaaatgaaatatgtatgtTGATTAATAGGGGCAAGGTCAGTTAGGTATTTGAGAAAACCTCTCCCTTGTTCAGCTGTAGAGCAGACTGTGTGAATTCATAAGTTACTAGAATAATAGAGAAGACTTTGGAAGGCATCAGCAAAAGTGATTTTTATCACTTGCAGGAGGTGCATTTACTgacacatttttatgaaattctcaAAAGGCAGTAAAAATTTGCCATAAATATTGCTGAAATTATATGAAGTGCATTATGATTCTTGAAAAGAACTGATTATAGACCATGAGCATATTGTTGATAGAAAGTTGCATGTTGAGACAGTTATCTAATTAACTGAGATCAAACCCAATTACTGAGGAAAGATTAAGTTATTTAGACTAGACTGTCAAAACCACAGATACTCATCTACACGTTGCCAGACTCTTCAGTTCACGTGATCAGACGTAAAGTGTGTCCCAACTGTGCATTCTTCTCCAGTTGTTGCAAACATGAACAAAGATCTATTTTTATCTGATATTCTTTCTAGGTCATATGACTTCACAGATATAAGTATATAGAAACACCTAAATCTTGTTCCACTTTCCTCCATTAGTGAGGGGTAAAGAGTAAGGTGAATCATTTACCTTTGTAAATATGATTTAACAAGACTTTAAATGTGATATATTCTTTGAAAAGAGTACTATCTTGGGTTACTTAGCCTCCTTGGATCTATCCTTCTTCACAATTATTTCCCTTAAAGTTCTTTCAATCTCTGACTTTgtcaaagatggaaaaaaagtCAGAGATATGTTGCTGACTGAGGTGGATTCAGGCAAgctaaatgaacttttaaaaaagacacacaaataaagGGAATAGGTCAGTGCTCATTCTATATAAATTCACCTGGTTAAGACCTTCCTTGTTTGGAtgattttagctctttttttcaAGTCTTATTTCAGGCAAGTTGTTCATCTTCAgtcttttccttgcttttatgAGAGCCTAGACCAAAGGCTAATACAGATTgtcaccaaacaaaacaaaacaaaacaaaacaaaaaaaaaaaaacaaaagaatatacgTGATTTGGGGATACATGTAATCTTTTAGTTACAtagttcaaaattttaaaattgtatatctGGGTAACCATAGTGAATACTTAATCATATGCTCTTTTCTCTGCATGGTTACTGTCACCAAGACACACAGTTCTTGTAACGGCCCATAATTTTCCATTATGTTTGACACTATCATCCAAAGTAGCATAAAAACGTCCTTCTTTCAGAAGGTAATAAAACAGGAAATGCACATCTTTGATAGTTCTCATTCACAGGTGtgaatctgtatttcttctttgtgcCTTGTACTCTTAACTGTAGAACAATGATCTCATCTGCACTATAGCCCCTGGACTTTCTGTGTTTCCTTGAAGCACTTAATAGGTTTACTTGCAGGTGCACATGGGTGTGGCAAAGACAGAGTCCTAGACAAGATGCTATCTCAGTGTTTTAACTATTTGGCCATTTTCAGACTGTTACCATAGGAAAGTTGAATTTTCTCATAAGCTTTTCTAGCAATCCCTAACAAGTATAATGATGGCATCAATATTTTATGAGTGGTGACATTCTATGATTTTCAAAGCTCTGAATCAGGCGTTTTATCCTCACATTTCTGTCatttgtctcttttaaaaataattgcatttctAAAACAACAAAGGCACTTTCTCAatatttctgctataatttaaagaataaaatcattcaaACTGATAAGTATAACCGAAGAATTTGAACATACCCAGATTTCTTTAGTCTAAGAATAATTTATTGGCTTGGACTGCTATTATAATCTAATTTCCAATAATCATTGGTATagtgttttctgatttttgtattttttttccaattgtagCAAGATTATGTTTGTTCCAGATTAATTTTTGAAATCCATTGAGCCTTCCTCTCAGTTTCATTTGGCACTGTTTCAACACTTATGGatacatttaatgttattaatgAGAATAATGTGATCGATGTGGTATGTAGATAGAGTAGCATGTCAAGATTATGTAACCTACCAGTTTGCACTTGGACTTCAGAGGTAACATCCGTATGAAATGGGTACTTAATCTTCATCATCCAGtgacttattttcttctctggacTTCAAAAGACAGCAGTATATAAGTGTATCTCTTGGTAGGAGGCACAAAGGAGAGAACTCATTTGATTGTTTTAGATTCCTCAGAGACCAGTAGTAAGAAAGTAATTGGGATTGTTAAAAAAGACTTTTGACATTGCAGAAAGAAGATACCatttttcacctataaaattgATAATACTTTAAAGGCAATAATCCATACTCAGGCAGTGGAGAGATAGGACTAGAGTTGAATAATGAGAATTTTATatgatgttctttcttttgtagTAGTTTGTTTTCTACAAAAAGCATTCATAAATGTgatatttaggaaaaatataaatgatctagattatttttattttacattgtattAAGGCTGAGATTTTCACATAAACTCAAATCTTTCTGAACTTTTCAGaaataatgtgaaataaatttcatcattccaattaaataataattcattcCACTAAGAATTTGTTATGCTTTGTTTATTACCTTTCAAATTTGCTCATAAATCAGGCTCTTCTTTGGGAGTActcatttcctgttttgttttcctggataATTTTTGTGGTGTTACTACTTACTTTACTAGTCATTAGTTTACAGTATATTTAATGTATGGAAGGGCAAATCTGTTATCATTGCTTTATTCATTCAGAGTGTTCTTgcttattcttatatattttattctgaattaaataaatatattttctaaagttaAAACAAGTTCCATTGGTATCTTAATATCACAGTATTAAACCtataagaaaagtagaaaaaaatgaacagaattacAAAATTGAGTCTTTCATCCAGAAGGATTTTAATGTCATTCTAAATGTCTGCCTACTTTTATGATACAATACATTCTAATCTTCTAATCTTGGTAACATATTTTTTGTTCAGTGTAATTTTGCATATTTCCTACTTTCCTATTCTATGatctttttctttaacataatTTGCTTTATTGctattgtttccatttattatatatttatgtggtaCATGGTATCATTGTGGAAatctcttttgtcattttttttttgccagttcaGTGTCCTATTTTCTTGAAGGTACTGGCAAAATGATCTACAGacattaataactttttttttcttcttatacatTTCCTGTGCCTTATTCCATTAACTAAAAGGTGAcagtaatgttgaaaaacagtgaTGACAACTGGATATAGCAGAATTTGTTATAGTTTCCCAAACAtgacccttccttctttcttgaaaatgaaagatcattttcttattttttttatagtttatttatttattttgagagagtaagcaggAGCAgttgaggtgcagagagagagagggatagagagaatcccaagtagtttGCATGCTTAGCACAGActccaatgtgggacttgatcttacaactgtgagataacgacatgagccaaaatcaggagtcagtggcctaactgtctgagccacccaggtgcccccaaagctcATTTTGTGGGATGGGGTGTCTATCAACTTCCATGGAGTCTCCAACCCTGTCCACAAAGCTGCATCTCACTACACTGTGGCAATCACTGTTTAATTTTCCTCACCAGTTTAGCAGTTAGTACAGACAGTGTAAGAGACTCCGCTGAGTAGTCTTCCCCCATTCCTCATTCAAAACAGATGTCTGAATTCATTAAGTGGCATTGTGAAGCCTGCCATGTGACAGAAGTGGCAAATAACATGAAAGTAAATAGTATTAACAGGCAGCTACTGGTGAAAATTCTTTAGAGGAGCTGACTTCTGGTAGAGTCAAGCACTTTGCCTATCCTCAGCTCCATATTTCCTCAGGTCTAATTGCAATAGTGTTGTTGTTATACTAGCATTAAGtaccataaatatttacagttcaGTGCTATCAGTTAAACATATACAAAGCAGGAGGAGTTTAATTCATTAAACTAGTGACATGAAGGCTGAGATGCTAATAGGAAATGTTTGGGGAAACCAAAGATGAACATCAAATGGAATCTACCACCAAATCCAATCTGGAGCAGCAAGAGAAGACACAGTCTTACCACAGCCCCAGGGTAATGACAtgcattcattttcttcttctccctcaaaaaatttccccaaaactAGAAGCTTCATCCAACCCAAATTTCTTACCTCATAGTTGGATAAGTCTGAAATCcaacttttctctctctgggatACAATGAAGTTGTTGGCAGGACGATATTCCTTATTGGCTTTGGGGGAAGAAACTACTCCCAGACTCAGCCTGGCTGAGGGCCAACTTTAGTTCCAGGTGTTTGTAGAATAACATTTCCACTTCCTTGCTGATCTTTGTCAGACATTATTCTCACTTTCTATACATTGCCTGTATTCTTTGGTCACATCTTCTTCCTCTTCGAAGCCAGAAATATTGAATCAAATCCTCCTCAAGATCCAtcctttctggatttcttttttctttctctagatcCATGAAGAGttcaatgcttttaaaaactcatgCATTTCATTGAGGCCACCCACATTAACTAGGATAACCTCCCTATTTCAAGGTTTATAAATAATCATATTGTCAAAGTTCAATTTACCATGTAAGGTGACATATTCACAAGTTCCAATATTAgggtgtggacctctttgggaGATGATTATTCTGAGTATAACGGCTTATACACAAAGGTGGGAAATGTAGTGGCCAATTTCACGAGGAGAGCTAGAGCCATGGAAGTGTTGCTGAGTTCTAGAATGAGCCAGAGAACTACTGAAGATATTTGGGCTaaggcagagtgtgtgtgtgtgtgtgtgtgtgtgtgtgtgtgtgtgtgtgtattcgttttcttttcctcccacccTATATTAATCTAACAGTGGTATCCATTTGTAACCATCTGGAGGTCAAGAAATGCTAG comes from Panthera tigris isolate Pti1 chromosome B3, P.tigris_Pti1_mat1.1, whole genome shotgun sequence and encodes:
- the LOC102966661 gene encoding olfactory receptor 4K13-like, translating into MDLLNNRSSVSEFILLGLYTSQEIQIFFFAVFFLVYVAIIVGNLLIVISVIVDMHLHSPMYFFLANLSFFDLCLSSVTTPKVIADLLRKHKTISLWGCMAQMFFVHFFGGGEMSLLIAMAIDRYVAICKPLQYQTIMNHRVLIGFLLLSWAIGSIHTTSQMVFTVGLPFCGPNVVDSIFCDLPLVIKLACTETYILELLVIANSGLLSLICFILLLISYIVMLVTIWQHSSSASSKAVSTLSAHITVVTLFFGPTIFIYVFPFKSYSADKFLSVFYSIITPLLNPIIYTLRNQEMKAAIKRLTSYHIGSWLTF